AGGCGCCGGCTTCCTCGGCGTCGGAGGTGCCGATCGCCACGAAGGGGCCGATGACGGGGATGAAGAGCGGCGTGTACCAGCCACCCCTCGCGCCCTCGGCCCCCACGAAGCTGCCCGCGAAGAGGACCGACATCCCGTAGAGCGGCGCGAACGTCGCGATACCCGCGGTCGCCATCTTGTAACGGGGGCGGGTCTCGATGGTGTAACCGAACGGGACCGGATCCCCTTCCTTGTACGGCAAACGCGAGGGCCCGAAGATCGGCGGCGGCGGATAGGCGCCCGGCGGCGGATAACCCGGCGGCGGCTGCATCGCGCCCGGCGGCGGAGGCGCGCCTTGCGCGAGGGAGATATTTGCAGCACCAAGGATCACGAGCGTCACGCTCGAAAAGAGGATCGTTCGTCGCGTCGTCACATCGTCCCCACGAGGCCCAGGCCGCCGCCATGCGGCCCGAATCGGAGCGGCATCACGGTCACGGAGCCGAACTCGTTCGTACGGACGAGGCGCTTCTCCTGGGCGACGAGGCCGGCGATGAGCATCGCGATGCCGCCGGATTGGGCCAGGCCGTCGAGCGCGAGCCAGAAGGTCCCCGCGCCCTCGGAGTCGAGGGTGCCCATCGCGATGAAGGGCCCGAGGGCCGGGATGTAGAGCGGCCAGGTCCCCGCGTTCCTGTCGACGCTGCTGCCGATCGAGGCGATCATGGCCGAGAAGAACCAGGGGACCCCGAAGGTCACGGCGCCGCCGATGACGAGGCCCTTGCGGATGCGGCTCTCGAGGCGGTACCCAGGCCGGATGGGATCTCCCTCCTCGTACGGGAGCGTCGCGGGGAGCTCGGCGCCGGGCGGGCCATATCCGTAGCTATTCGGCCCATACCCAGGCGGCGGGTACCCCGGCGGCGGATACCCTTGCGGATATCCGGGCGGCGGGGCGTACCCGGGCGGCGGATACCCCGGCGGCGGATACCCTTGCGGATATCCCTGCGGATACCCGGGCGGAGGCAGCGGCGCGACCTGCGGAGGCGCAGGCTCGTACCCCGGCGGCGGCGGAGGAGGAGGCGGAGGCGCCTGTGTGTCCGGAGAAGCGGGCGGCGGAGGCGCGGGCGCCTGCGCCGCCGCGAGCTGCGAAACGACGCCTACAGCGACGAAGAGCGCCGCCGCGAGCGCACGAGGAGCCCCCTTCGTTGTGTCCGTTGCTCTCCGCATGAGGTGCCTCCGCTGTCGCGCGTGGTCCTGCCCGACGCGCAAAAACGGAGAATACGTGAGGTACCCCGGAGGTCAACGCGGCTTTTTCAGGGACGGGCCACGCGCGCGGGCCGCCGCCCACGCGGACGCAGGCGCGGACGAGGCGACACGCGCCGCCGCGACGAGCGCGTCGGGCCTCGTGACATCGAGCTCGAGATCGGGGACGAAGCCACGCGTCTCGTCGAAGTCGCCGAGCGGATCGACGACGGCGCGCGTGCCGAGCGTGACGGTGAGGCGCGAGCGCGGGAGCAGGAACGACGCGACCTCGCCGACCGCCATGCTGCCACGCGTGCGCTCGCCGGCGACGAGCAGCCCCGGCACTTGCCGCGCCAGCGCGACGAACATCTCGCACGCCGAAGCGCAGCCGCGATCGACGAGGACCACGCCCCGGCCCGCGAGCGGCCTCGGCGCCGCGCCACGAAGGATCTCGCCCTCGCGGACGATCTCCACGCGCGACGGGCCGCGCGCGAGAACATCCTCGGCGAGGCGCTCGAGGAGCGTGATGTGCTCGAGGAACATCCGCCGCGCGGCGGGCGGAACGTCGCCACGCGCGAGGCGCTTCCTCGCGGCGTTCACGCGCCCGAGGGCCGCGGTCACGGACTGGACCTCCCGCGTCTCGAGCGCGCGGATCGGCCCGTGCGCGAGCGCGAGCAGGAAACGCTCGGCGAAGGTGTAGTTGCCGCCGCGGTTGCCGCGCAGATCCACGACGAAGGCGCGCGCCTCGCGGAGACGTTCGGCGAGGCGAGGCAAGGTGGCGAGCGCCGCGGCCGCCGCCGTCTCGAAGGTGCGGACGACGAGGACGGGGACGTCTCCTTCGACGAGCTCGACCGGCGGCGCGTCGCTCCTCGGCGACGAAGGCGGCGCCGGGAGCGCTTCGAGGCGCAGCGGACGCGCGCCGCCGTGACCAAAGGCGAGGTGCCCGTCGTCGGCGCGGAGCAGGTCGCGCAAGAGCGTCGCGAGCTCGCGGGGCGAGAGGCGCGCGCGGCTACGGATCACACGGCGCGCCTCGTCGATCTGCGCGACGGGCGGCAGGGGCGCGTGGCCTTCGGGCGCGGCGTACGCGTCTGCGAAGACGCGCAGCACGAAGTCGAGATCCTCCTCGGCGAGCGCCGCGGAGACCTCACGCGGCTCGACGTCGAAGTCGCTCGGGCTCGCGACGAGCGCGGAGAAGGTGGGAGAGAGGCCCGACGAAGCGCGCGGGACCTGCTCTCCTGCGGCGCACCCGGCGAGGGTGAGCCCGAGGGCGAGGAGGCCTCCGTGAAGCAAGGCGCGCATCGATCGCGAGGGTGCAACGACGAGCTTCCTCGTTGCAACGGCCTCGCGACGATGTGGTGGGGATGAAGACGAGAAGGGAGCGTAATACTTGCGGGAAGAGCGCTCGATCAGGCCTGCGTGGCGAGGCCCTTGTACGCCTCTGCCCACTTCCTCCACTGCTTCAGGCGCTTACCGGGCTTGCGGTTGTGGGCCTTGGCGCGGGACTCTTTGCTGGCGATCTTCTCGATCAGGTGCTGGTGCTGGCGGCTGGGACGGTGCATGGCCGCGATGCTGGTCCAAGCGCGCGGTCTTCGCAAGTCCGTCGAGAGGGGGCCCGCGATCAGCCGCCCCGGCTGCCCTTCTCGCCCTCGTCCGGCGGGGGGTTTGGGGGCGCAGCTCGGCTTGTCCGAGCGTAGCCCCCATCGTCCGGACCGAGACGGCCGTAGGTGTGAATGCCGCCGATGAGCAGCAAGAGCGCGAGGAGCGTCAGGACCATGCCCAGGTCGATGAGGCTCGTATCGTTCGGGGCGCTCGGGCGCAGGCCCACGAGGCCGAGACCCACGAGCAGCGCCGTGCTCGCCACGAGGAGCGCGCGGCGAGGACCGGCGGCGCGCGCGGATTCGTCCGTCACCAGGGTGGAGATCTTGTCGCCGAGGCTCACTTGAACTTCTTCGTCTTCGCGTACGTGATGAAGTCGCGCACGTCGCGGGTCAGCGTGCGCTCGGCGGTGATCGTCGTCAGCTCGTGCGACTCGCCGGCGAGGTCGTCGTAACGGTAGTTCGTCTGGTAGAGCAGCACGATGCGGACCTCGCCGTCGGGGCCGACGCGCTCGAGGCGGAGCTTCTCGTCGGGCCCGTTCGGCGGCTTGATCGCGTCGCCGAGCTTGTCCGCGTCGTCGTCGGAGATGTACGCGATGCCGAACTCGTGGCCGTCGACGCTCACGTCGACGCGCAAGGCCTTGCCGTTGCGCATCTCGACCTCGCGGGCAGGCGCGGGCTTCTCGCCTTCCTGGGCGACGGCGCGGCGGATGACCTCGAGCGCGCGGCGCTCGTCGAGGCTCCTCGTGGGGTTCGGCGCGCGGACCGGCTCGGGTGCGCATCCGAGGGCGACGGCGCCGAGGGCGGCGGTCGCGACGAGCGGCAAGATGGTTCGCAAGACGGTAGCCATGAGCGCCATGAGAGTAGCCAACCCGTCCGCGCTCCGCTACTTCTCCCGCCATGGCTCGCCTCGCGGCGATCGACATCGGCTCCAACGCCATCCGGCTGCGCGTGGTTGACGTGGACCCGCCGCTCCTCACGGAAGAGGGCCCACGATTTTACCCCTTCCGAGACGTGCTCGTCGACCGCGCGCCGGTGCGGCTCGGGCACGACGTCTTCACCAAAGGACGCCTCGAGAACGGCGTCATCGGCGCGGCGTGTGAGGCGCTGAAGCGGTTCCGCGCGGCGATGGACGCGGCGAAGGTCGAGCGCTACCGGGCCGTCGCCACGAGCGCCGCGCGCGAGGCGCAGAACGGTGACCTCTTCGTCGAGCGCGCCGAGCGCGAGAGCCGCGTGCACGTGGAGATCATCGAGGGCGTCGAGGAGGCGCGCCTCGTGCAGCTCGCCGTCGTCGAGCGTATCCCCATGGGGCCGCGGCGCTCCTTGCTCGTGGACATCGGCGGCGGCTCGACCGAGCTCACGCTGCTCGAAGGCCGGGTCCCCGTCTTCTCGCGCTCCTTGCCCGTCGGGACCGTCCGGCTGCTCGAGGCCTTCCTCGAGGGGCGCGGGCCGATCGACGCGAGCCACCGCAAGCTGCTCGAAGAGTACGTCGACCGCGTCTGCGCCGACGCGTTCCGCGAGATCGAGGAGGCCTCCGACGGGCCCGTCGACGTCGTCATCGGCACGGGCGGCAACATCGAGACCCTCGCCGACCTCTGCCCGATGCCCATCGCCTTCCCCGAGGGGCGCGCGATCGAGGTGCGCGCGATGCGCAAGTTGCTCGACGACCTCTCCGCGAAGAGCGTGGACGAGCGCGTGTTCGCGTATGGCTTGCGGCCCGATCGAGCGGACACGATCGTACCCGCGGCGACCGTGCTCTGCCGTGTAGCCGAGGCCTTCGGGCGGGCGTCGATCACGGCGCCGGGCGTCGGGCTGAAGGAGGGCGTGCTCGTCGACCTCGCGCGCCAGCACTTCGTGCCGCGTGATTTCGGCATCGAGGCGACGGCCGTGAGTGAGGCGTGCCTCCGGCTCGGGCGCAGGTACCACTTCGACGAGGCGCACGGCATGCTCGTGGCGCGCTTCGCGACGCGCCTCTTCGACGAGCTCGCGACGCGCCACCGGATGAGCCCGCGCGACCGCATCCTCCTCCACGCGGCGGCGCTCCTGCACGACGTCGGCGACTTCGTGCGGTACGAGGGCCACCACAAGCACAGCTACTACCTCATCGTGCACGGCGACCTGATGGGCCTTTCGCCTTCGGAGCGCGAGATCGTGGCGAACGTGGCGCGTTACCACCGCAAGAGCCCGCCGCAGCTCGACCACGAGAATTTCCGCACGCTCTCGCGCGAGGATCGGGCCAAGGTGAAGGCGATGGCGGCGATCCTCCGGGTCGCGGACGCGCTCGATCGGGAGCATCGGGCCAAGGTCGCGGGGGTCAGCGGGCGCATCGAGGGCGACACGCTGGTGCTCGAGCTCTCGGGCACGGAGGATCGGTCCCTCGAGGAGTGGACCGTCGGCGCGAAGTGCGGGATGTTGAAGGACGCGCTCGGGCTCGACGTTCGGATCGTGGACGCGGCGACGGGCGCGTCGCGCACGCCGACGACGGTGCCGCCTCCCTCGCGGAAGACGCCGATTCCGACGCCGCGTAGTTGACGCCTTCGCGGCGCCTCTCCGAAACGGGTGTTACGGGAAGAACCCCTCAGCGCTTGCGGCGGGTTTTCGCGGCCGGCGCCGGGGCGGGCGCGGCGGGCGCGGCGGCGGCCTTCGTCGAGGCCTTCGCGGGCGCGGCCTTTGTTGCGGCGTTTTTCGCGGGCGTGGCCGTTTTCGGGGCGCGGCCGTTGGGCCCGAAGACCAGCTTGCGCAGGGCGGCGGCGGCTTTGTCCGTATCGCCGCCTTCGCTCGAGCGCATGTGCTCGACCACGGCGGCGAGCGGCTCTTCCTCGGGGAACATGAGGAGCACGAACGGCGGGACGCCGAGCGCCTTTGCCGCGGAGACCACGGTGCCGACCGTGATCAGGACGAGGCCGCGCTCCACGCTCGACATGTGCCCCTTGGACAGACCACTCTCGTCGGCGAGGGCCGCGAGCGACATGCCGCGCTCCTGGCGCAGATCACGGATTCGGGCCCCCACCTTGGCGGCGACGGGCTCGGGAGTCGGGCGACGGGGCATGGTTTTTCCACCTCGAGCGTGCGTCCCCGGCGCGCCGGAGACGAGGAGAAGATCAGGACAAAACGCGGCGGTTCGTCGTGACCGTGTTCGCGTGGGACGAACTCTACCATGTCGTCCTCGCCCGGCACAACGTCCCCGTAGGACGCGCATGTCCCGACAA
This DNA window, taken from Polyangium spumosum, encodes the following:
- a CDS encoding S41 family peptidase, which gives rise to MRALLHGGLLALGLTLAGCAAGEQVPRASSGLSPTFSALVASPSDFDVEPREVSAALAEEDLDFVLRVFADAYAAPEGHAPLPPVAQIDEARRVIRSRARLSPRELATLLRDLLRADDGHLAFGHGGARPLRLEALPAPPSSPRSDAPPVELVEGDVPVLVVRTFETAAAAALATLPRLAERLREARAFVVDLRGNRGGNYTFAERFLLALAHGPIRALETREVQSVTAALGRVNAARKRLARGDVPPAARRMFLEHITLLERLAEDVLARGPSRVEIVREGEILRGAAPRPLAGRGVVLVDRGCASACEMFVALARQVPGLLVAGERTRGSMAVGEVASFLLPRSRLTVTLGTRAVVDPLGDFDETRGFVPDLELDVTRPDALVAAARVASSAPASAWAAARARGPSLKKPR
- a CDS encoding Ppx/GppA phosphatase family protein; its protein translation is MARLAAIDIGSNAIRLRVVDVDPPLLTEEGPRFYPFRDVLVDRAPVRLGHDVFTKGRLENGVIGAACEALKRFRAAMDAAKVERYRAVATSAAREAQNGDLFVERAERESRVHVEIIEGVEEARLVQLAVVERIPMGPRRSLLVDIGGGSTELTLLEGRVPVFSRSLPVGTVRLLEAFLEGRGPIDASHRKLLEEYVDRVCADAFREIEEASDGPVDVVIGTGGNIETLADLCPMPIAFPEGRAIEVRAMRKLLDDLSAKSVDERVFAYGLRPDRADTIVPAATVLCRVAEAFGRASITAPGVGLKEGVLVDLARQHFVPRDFGIEATAVSEACLRLGRRYHFDEAHGMLVARFATRLFDELATRHRMSPRDRILLHAAALLHDVGDFVRYEGHHKHSYYLIVHGDLMGLSPSEREIVANVARYHRKSPPQLDHENFRTLSREDRAKVKAMAAILRVADALDREHRAKVAGVSGRIEGDTLVLELSGTEDRSLEEWTVGAKCGMLKDALGLDVRIVDAATGASRTPTTVPPPSRKTPIPTPRS
- a CDS encoding helix-turn-helix domain-containing protein, which translates into the protein MPRRPTPEPVAAKVGARIRDLRQERGMSLAALADESGLSKGHMSSVERGLVLITVGTVVSAAKALGVPPFVLLMFPEEEPLAAVVEHMRSSEGGDTDKAAAALRKLVFGPNGRAPKTATPAKNAATKAAPAKASTKAAAAPAAPAPAPAAKTRRKR